A single window of uncultured Pseudodesulfovibrio sp. DNA harbors:
- a CDS encoding lytic transglycosylase F, whose translation MRRSVFVVALVFCLGSVALAAPTSLERVSRHWTGDLSEMIKQGRPVRVLVSYNQTNFFLSKGVMRGLEVDLMNAYERYLSRSNPGKKIRIVFLAVPFDQLIPALLDGRGDVVAAGLTVTKERKKSVAFSLPYRKDIKEIVVGGHRSRVLSNLDDLAGKRVHVMAGSSYVEHLKAVSNSLKARGLAPVDVIEADPNLVTEDLLEMVARGLIGYAVAENQLAEVWKKNMRGLRLFNDVVIYSGGELAWAVRPGNTEFKESLDDFSRTVRQGTLKGNMFYKRYFVNEDHVLNFRNPLADGRLQPMAKLFQKYAEQYGFDWLKIVALAFQESGFNQDLKSNRGAVGVMQIKPSTASDPNVNIKNIEKLENNIHAGVKYLHFLCERYFKDVDPEHRVDFALAAYNAGPARVRSLRTKTAEKGFDPNLWFGNVEWAAYDIIGHETPDYVAHVQIYYAAYKAMADVLTKRNNAM comes from the coding sequence ATGCGTAGATCGGTCTTTGTGGTAGCCCTTGTGTTCTGTTTGGGGAGTGTAGCTTTGGCTGCGCCCACAAGTTTGGAGCGCGTTTCTCGTCACTGGACAGGTGATTTGTCAGAGATGATCAAGCAGGGACGACCTGTTCGAGTCCTTGTCTCGTACAATCAAACAAATTTTTTTCTTTCAAAAGGTGTTATGCGTGGTCTGGAAGTAGACCTCATGAATGCGTACGAGCGGTATTTGTCCAGAAGCAATCCCGGTAAAAAAATACGAATTGTTTTTTTGGCTGTTCCTTTTGACCAGTTGATTCCTGCCTTGTTGGATGGCCGAGGTGATGTTGTGGCTGCTGGTCTGACCGTGACCAAAGAGCGAAAAAAGAGTGTGGCATTTTCATTGCCTTACCGAAAAGACATCAAGGAAATTGTTGTTGGAGGTCATCGAAGTCGGGTGTTGTCGAATTTGGATGATCTGGCAGGGAAAAGAGTGCATGTCATGGCTGGTAGTAGTTATGTCGAGCATTTGAAGGCTGTGAGCAATTCTTTGAAGGCACGTGGACTTGCCCCCGTGGATGTAATTGAGGCAGATCCCAATCTAGTCACTGAAGATCTTTTGGAAATGGTGGCACGTGGTCTCATTGGGTATGCAGTGGCCGAGAATCAGTTAGCCGAGGTCTGGAAGAAGAATATGCGTGGGTTGCGGCTTTTTAATGATGTCGTCATTTATTCAGGTGGAGAATTGGCGTGGGCTGTTCGGCCAGGAAATACTGAATTCAAGGAGAGTCTTGATGATTTTTCCCGAACGGTGCGTCAGGGAACGCTTAAAGGAAATATGTTCTATAAGCGGTATTTCGTGAATGAAGATCATGTGCTTAATTTCAGAAATCCGTTGGCTGACGGGCGATTACAGCCCATGGCGAAATTATTTCAAAAATATGCAGAACAGTATGGTTTTGACTGGTTGAAAATTGTTGCATTGGCATTTCAGGAGTCCGGTTTTAATCAGGATTTGAAGAGCAACAGAGGCGCGGTGGGAGTCATGCAGATCAAACCCTCCACGGCCAGTGACCCTAATGTGAACATCAAGAATATTGAGAAGTTGGAAAACAACATCCATGCCGGGGTTAAATATCTTCACTTCTTGTGTGAACGTTATTTCAAGGATGTGGACCCTGAACATCGTGTGGACTTTGCATTGGCCGCCTATAACGCCGGCCCTGCGCGAGTTCGAAGTTTGCGTACAAAGACTGCGGAGAAGGGGTTTGACCCAAATCTCTGGTTCGGGAACGTCGAGTGGGCGGCGTATGACATTATCGGCCACGAAACTCCGGATTATGTCGCTCATGTTCAGATATATTACGCTGCCTACAAGGCCATGGCTGACGTACTGACCAAACGGAACAACGCCATGTAG
- a CDS encoding universal stress protein, which produces MKITRILLPVDGSRLSDAAADMAIDLAGDNASIVLLHVRRAVPVGLGQPNANDLLEHLTKGAEEVMTHYRAILSNANADFIELIVGGDVAEVIANVADVEKCDLIVIGSKGKSDLEGLFLGSVTHKVLQTTNRPVLVVK; this is translated from the coding sequence ATGAAAATTACTCGTATCCTTCTTCCTGTTGACGGTTCCCGTTTGTCGGATGCTGCTGCTGACATGGCGATTGATTTGGCAGGCGACAATGCCTCTATTGTTTTACTGCATGTCCGAAGAGCTGTACCTGTTGGATTGGGACAACCCAATGCCAACGATTTGCTTGAGCACCTGACCAAAGGTGCGGAAGAGGTCATGACCCACTATCGAGCTATTTTATCCAACGCGAACGCAGATTTCATTGAATTGATTGTCGGCGGTGATGTCGCTGAAGTCATTGCCAATGTCGCCGACGTGGAAAAGTGTGACCTCATAGTGATTGGCTCCAAGGGTAAGTCGGATCTTGAAGGATTGTTTCTTGGATCGGTTACGCACAAGGTATTGCAGACCACCAATAGACCAGTGCTCGTCGTGAAGTAG
- a CDS encoding transporter substrate-binding domain-containing protein, translating to MLQKINGILLCILVLTAGYVPALAQETIVAVADRWMPYNGRAGTNDEGYAVEILRAIFEPMGHRVEYREMPWKRAIEDVLAGKADILIGSLKSNDSKYIFPKETLGRDLMCFYTNRPDWKFSGPESLADVRIGLVKGYIYRDWVLERLRLSPQQFHIMHGDEPIVRLLGMLKDDRIQVMPGNKAVVEYYVKTLGLEKEVRLAGCFTDTDEKHLYFALSPAQPGRSKALGAALDKGISLMRKTGQLNHLLIKYGLKDWVRLRK from the coding sequence ATGCTTCAGAAAATTAACGGCATATTACTGTGTATTCTTGTTTTGACGGCGGGCTATGTTCCGGCCTTGGCGCAGGAGACTATTGTCGCGGTTGCCGACAGATGGATGCCTTACAATGGTCGGGCCGGGACCAATGATGAAGGGTATGCGGTTGAGATTCTTCGTGCGATTTTTGAACCAATGGGCCACCGTGTTGAGTATCGGGAAATGCCGTGGAAACGGGCTATTGAGGATGTGCTGGCCGGAAAAGCCGATATCTTGATTGGTTCCCTAAAGAGTAATGATTCAAAGTATATTTTCCCCAAGGAGACACTTGGTAGGGATTTGATGTGTTTTTATACAAATCGACCGGATTGGAAGTTCTCTGGTCCCGAATCTCTTGCAGATGTCAGGATAGGGTTGGTGAAAGGGTATATTTATAGGGACTGGGTTCTTGAAAGACTCAGGCTTTCACCGCAACAATTTCATATCATGCATGGCGACGAACCTATTGTTCGGCTTCTTGGGATGCTCAAGGATGACAGAATTCAAGTTATGCCTGGCAACAAGGCTGTTGTTGAATATTATGTGAAGACGCTTGGATTGGAAAAAGAAGTGCGTCTTGCCGGGTGTTTCACTGATACGGATGAAAAACATCTGTACTTCGCTTTGTCTCCTGCTCAGCCGGGGCGTTCAAAAGCGCTTGGAGCCGCTCTCGACAAAGGGATATCTCTTATGCGCAAGACCGGACAACTCAATCATCTGTTGATTAAGTACGGCCTTAAAGATTGGGTACGGCTCAGAAAATAG
- a CDS encoding methyl-accepting chemotaxis protein has translation MGWKDCKLCIKFGIGFGSVLLLLIGLGLWSTFGIEGIVGNAKEVISGNQLRGNFTQKIVDHLKWAEKVNELLTDSHIHTLNVQTDPKQCAFGKWYYSDARVAAEKLVPGIKPLLAEIEKHHNELHTSAIEISKKYAPADIGLGAFLRDKKLDHLVWLGEIKDTLLNPQSTTTGVQADPHKCKLGIWLYSAETQKKMQADPEFATAVKGIYEPHAALHESANDINSFLASGEREKAQSWFRQITAGLAVETLTAIDSVITLNDNRIKGYEEAKAVYTTKTLPALNAVQNILNQSTDVIAKNIMTDSEMLKAASDTKIGVMIFSIISILIGIVLAWIIARGIIIPLQKGMDFATTVSTGDLTASVDLNQKDEVGQLANSLSEMADKLNGVVGEVNQSTESVSAGSEQLSASAQSLSQSVVEQAASIESISASIEEMSSGIRSNTESAQQTEGIAVKASEGAKESGEAVGEALDAFKSIAERITIIQEIARQTNLLALNAAIEAARAGEHGKGFAVVAAEVRKLAERSGQAAEEISGLSESSMGVADRASQMLEELVPEIGKTAELVQEIASSCIEQDKGITEISSSVGQLDQVVQGNASASEEMASTSEELAAQAENLAQAMTFFKVQNGNGGMSNARVVVTTPHQALPSAQPQTTNQNKGFSMNMDDQDYEKF, from the coding sequence ATGGGATGGAAAGACTGCAAGCTCTGCATCAAATTTGGAATCGGCTTTGGTTCCGTACTGCTTTTGCTCATTGGCCTTGGGTTATGGTCAACATTTGGCATTGAAGGAATCGTTGGCAATGCCAAAGAAGTCATTTCCGGCAACCAATTACGTGGCAACTTCACGCAAAAAATCGTCGACCATCTCAAGTGGGCTGAAAAAGTCAACGAACTGTTGACCGACTCACACATCCACACTCTCAATGTTCAAACCGATCCCAAACAATGCGCTTTCGGTAAATGGTACTACAGCGATGCTCGTGTCGCGGCCGAAAAGTTAGTCCCAGGCATCAAACCTCTGTTGGCCGAAATCGAAAAACACCATAACGAATTACACACCTCTGCCATTGAAATCAGCAAGAAGTATGCTCCGGCGGACATTGGACTTGGGGCCTTTCTCCGTGACAAGAAACTTGACCATCTGGTTTGGCTTGGGGAAATAAAGGATACACTCCTTAACCCTCAATCAACCACAACAGGTGTTCAAGCCGATCCTCACAAATGCAAACTCGGCATATGGCTCTACTCGGCTGAAACGCAAAAAAAAATGCAAGCCGATCCTGAATTTGCGACCGCTGTCAAAGGCATATATGAACCACATGCCGCACTCCACGAATCTGCCAACGATATCAACAGTTTTTTGGCATCCGGTGAACGAGAAAAAGCCCAGTCATGGTTCCGCCAAATTACAGCTGGACTTGCCGTCGAGACACTGACAGCCATAGACTCGGTTATTACGCTCAACGATAATCGTATAAAAGGATATGAAGAGGCAAAAGCAGTTTATACAACGAAGACTTTGCCAGCCCTCAATGCCGTACAAAACATACTCAATCAAAGCACGGATGTTATCGCCAAAAACATCATGACTGATAGCGAGATGCTCAAAGCCGCAAGCGACACAAAAATCGGGGTCATGATCTTCAGCATCATCTCCATACTGATCGGTATTGTACTCGCATGGATCATTGCCAGGGGCATCATTATCCCTCTCCAAAAGGGCATGGATTTCGCCACTACGGTTTCTACAGGCGACCTGACAGCCTCTGTAGATTTGAATCAAAAAGATGAAGTAGGACAATTGGCCAATTCGCTGTCCGAAATGGCGGATAAGCTGAATGGAGTTGTGGGCGAGGTCAACCAATCCACTGAAAGCGTCTCTGCCGGAAGTGAACAACTGTCGGCATCGGCACAATCACTCTCGCAGTCTGTGGTTGAACAGGCCGCCTCCATTGAATCCATTTCAGCCTCCATAGAAGAAATGAGTTCCGGCATCCGTTCAAACACTGAAAGTGCCCAACAGACCGAAGGTATCGCAGTCAAAGCGTCCGAAGGGGCCAAAGAGAGCGGTGAGGCTGTTGGAGAAGCCTTGGATGCCTTTAAATCCATTGCCGAACGCATTACCATCATTCAGGAAATAGCCCGTCAAACCAACCTTTTGGCATTGAACGCTGCCATTGAAGCAGCACGCGCCGGAGAACATGGCAAAGGCTTTGCCGTAGTCGCTGCCGAAGTACGCAAGCTGGCCGAGCGCAGTGGACAGGCTGCAGAGGAAATCAGCGGGCTCTCCGAATCATCCATGGGTGTTGCTGACCGGGCGAGCCAAATGCTGGAAGAATTGGTCCCTGAAATAGGTAAAACCGCCGAACTGGTGCAGGAAATCGCTTCAAGCTGCATTGAACAAGACAAAGGCATCACTGAAATCAGTTCTTCCGTCGGACAACTCGATCAGGTCGTTCAAGGAAATGCTTCTGCATCGGAAGAAATGGCCTCCACATCGGAAGAACTCGCCGCACAAGCGGAAAACCTTGCTCAGGCAATGACCTTCTTCAAGGTCCAAAACGGCAACGGTGGCATGAGCAACGCCAGAGTTGTGGTCACCACCCCGCACCAGGCCCTTCCCTCCGCACAGCCTCAGACAACAAATCAGAACAAAGGCTTCTCCATGAATATGGATGATCAGGATTACGAAAAATTCTAG
- a CDS encoding glutamine synthetase family protein, producing MNIPVFNCKNADDVMKAVKDYDVSFIQYWFLDILGTLKSFQVTPNELEASFEEGMGFDGSSILGFCRIDESDMVAMPDPTTFQICSWRPSDRPVARMFCDVVSPDGAPFEADSRYVLKKVMGQAAEKGYTFYVGPELEFFLFADDQDTEVLDAGGYFDAPPLDLGNNIRRDIIFALDAMGIQVEYSHHEVAPSQHEIDLRYAEGMRMADTAMTYRVVVKETARKHGCYATFMPKPIFGENGSGMHVHQSLFKNGRNVFYDANDEYHLSPEGKSYIAGILKHSPEFVAVTNQWVNSYKRLVPGYEAPVYIAWARRNRSALVRVPMYKPGKENATRMELRCPDPAANPYLCFAVQLAAGLKGMEEGYELAAPVEEDIFSMDARQLKKNKIKSLPGSLYEATLNLQKSSLMKEVLGEHLHTALVENKFAEWDEYSTQVTEYELDKYLPVL from the coding sequence ATGAATATCCCGGTTTTCAATTGTAAAAATGCAGACGACGTGATGAAGGCGGTCAAGGATTATGACGTCAGCTTCATTCAGTACTGGTTCTTGGACATCCTCGGTACGTTGAAGAGTTTTCAGGTAACACCCAATGAGCTTGAGGCTTCCTTTGAGGAAGGCATGGGCTTTGACGGGTCTTCCATTCTCGGTTTCTGCCGCATCGACGAGTCGGACATGGTGGCCATGCCGGACCCGACCACTTTTCAGATTTGCTCCTGGCGTCCTTCTGACAGGCCGGTCGCCCGTATGTTCTGCGATGTCGTTAGCCCTGATGGTGCTCCGTTTGAGGCTGATTCCCGGTATGTCCTCAAGAAGGTCATGGGACAAGCTGCCGAAAAAGGGTACACCTTTTATGTCGGTCCAGAGCTTGAGTTCTTTCTTTTTGCAGATGATCAGGACACCGAAGTTCTGGATGCTGGCGGATATTTTGATGCTCCGCCGCTTGATCTTGGCAATAATATCCGTCGCGATATTATTTTTGCGCTCGACGCTATGGGTATCCAGGTCGAATACTCTCACCACGAGGTAGCGCCATCTCAGCATGAAATTGATCTACGCTATGCAGAAGGCATGAGAATGGCTGATACCGCCATGACATATCGTGTAGTGGTCAAGGAAACTGCGCGTAAGCACGGGTGCTATGCGACCTTTATGCCCAAGCCAATTTTTGGTGAAAACGGCTCCGGTATGCATGTCCATCAGTCGTTGTTCAAGAATGGCCGTAATGTATTTTATGATGCCAATGATGAGTATCATCTGTCGCCTGAAGGCAAGTCTTATATTGCGGGTATTCTCAAGCATTCCCCGGAATTTGTGGCTGTCACCAACCAGTGGGTCAATTCTTACAAGCGTTTGGTTCCCGGTTACGAAGCACCGGTCTACATTGCTTGGGCGCGTCGCAATCGTTCGGCGCTCGTTCGTGTGCCCATGTACAAACCCGGTAAAGAAAATGCCACCCGCATGGAATTGCGTTGCCCGGACCCGGCTGCCAATCCGTATCTCTGCTTTGCCGTCCAGCTTGCCGCCGGACTCAAGGGTATGGAAGAAGGATATGAACTGGCCGCGCCGGTGGAAGAGGATATCTTTTCCATGGATGCTCGCCAGCTCAAAAAGAATAAGATCAAGTCACTCCCCGGTTCTCTTTATGAAGCCACGCTTAACTTGCAGAAGTCCAGTCTCATGAAAGAAGTGCTCGGCGAACATCTGCATACCGCCTTGGTGGAAAACAAATTCGCAGAATGGGATGAGTACAGCACACAAGTCACCGAATACGAGCTTGATAAGTATTTGCCTGTATTGTAG